In Planktothrix tepida PCC 9214, a genomic segment contains:
- a CDS encoding heme oxygenase (biliverdin-producing), which yields MTNLAEKLKLGTQQSHSNAEHTGFMKNFLSGGVSRDSFCQLLSNLYFVYSQLESELQCHQTHPIISKIYCPELNRKANLEKDLTFYYGEHWPDNITPSPAAQAYVSRLRELSATEPVLLIAHAYTRYMGDLSGGQSLKKIAQSIFHLEEHQGICFYEFDEIPDVNEFKNQYRQKLNELILSEDLQDEIVAEANNAFTLNIAMLKDLGETQTPVTV from the coding sequence ATGACAAACTTAGCTGAAAAACTCAAACTCGGAACCCAACAATCTCATAGCAATGCGGAACATACCGGATTTATGAAAAACTTTTTATCAGGGGGTGTCAGTCGAGATTCTTTTTGCCAACTGTTAAGTAATTTATACTTTGTTTATAGTCAATTAGAATCGGAATTGCAATGCCATCAAACCCATCCGATTATTAGCAAAATTTATTGTCCAGAACTGAATCGCAAAGCCAATTTAGAAAAAGACTTAACCTTTTATTATGGAGAACATTGGCCGGATAATATCACCCCTTCTCCAGCCGCACAAGCTTATGTTTCCCGACTGCGTGAACTTTCTGCCACCGAACCCGTTTTATTAATTGCTCATGCTTATACTCGCTACATGGGTGATTTATCTGGGGGGCAAAGCTTAAAGAAAATTGCCCAATCCATCTTTCATTTAGAAGAACATCAAGGTATTTGTTTCTATGAATTTGATGAAATTCCTGATGTGAATGAATTTAAAAATCAATATCGTCAAAAATTAAATGAATTAATCCTGAGTGAAGACCTGCAAGATGAAATTGTTGCAGAAGCCAATAATGCCTTTACCCTCAATATTGCCATGTTGAAAGATTTAGGAGAAACCCAAACTCCAGTCACCGTTTAA
- the hemN gene encoding oxygen-independent coproporphyrinogen III oxidase — protein sequence MVFSVANVAFDFDLIQKYDNAVPRYTSYPPATELKDGFTSLDWEFAITESNQRQSPLSLYFHIPFCQSACYFCGCNVIVSNNKDAARSYIDYLSREIDFTSQFIDTRRPVTQLHWGGGTPNYLSLEQVDSLWATINKQFTFADKAEISIEINPRYVDRNYIFFLKEMGFNRISFGIQDFNPEVQEAVNRVQPEALLFNVMDWIKEAGFESVNVDLIYGLPYQTVHTFKETIQKTLALDPDRIAIFNFAYVPWMKPVQKNIPQAALPQPHEKLEIWQMSIQELTDKGYVFIGMDHFAKPNDELAIAQQNSALKRNFQGYTTQPEAELYGFGLTSISMLEDTYAQNHKRLKEYYQAIDQGILPVSKGFKLSRDDVLRRDVIMQIMSNFYLDKSQIESKYHLDFDTYFAEELIEMRPLIADGLVQSNYDSIVVTNLGRLLVRNIAFLFDTHTPAQQQQRLSRAI from the coding sequence ATGGTTTTTTCGGTAGCGAATGTGGCGTTTGATTTTGATTTAATTCAAAAATATGATAATGCGGTTCCTCGTTATACCAGCTATCCCCCAGCAACGGAATTAAAAGATGGATTTACTTCCTTAGATTGGGAATTTGCCATTACTGAATCCAATCAACGTCAATCGCCCTTATCGCTCTATTTTCATATTCCCTTCTGCCAAAGTGCCTGTTATTTCTGCGGCTGTAATGTGATTGTTTCTAATAATAAAGATGCAGCTAGAAGCTATATCGATTATTTATCCAGAGAAATTGATTTTACCTCCCAGTTTATTGATACTCGTCGCCCGGTCACACAACTACACTGGGGCGGAGGTACACCCAATTACTTATCCTTAGAACAGGTTGATTCCTTATGGGCAACCATTAATAAACAGTTCACTTTTGCAGATAAAGCCGAAATCTCCATTGAAATTAATCCTCGATATGTGGATAGAAATTATATCTTTTTCTTGAAAGAAATGGGGTTTAATCGGATTAGTTTTGGGATTCAAGATTTTAATCCTGAAGTTCAAGAAGCCGTCAATCGAGTTCAACCCGAAGCTCTGCTCTTTAATGTTATGGACTGGATTAAAGAAGCCGGGTTTGAAAGTGTGAATGTAGACTTAATTTATGGTTTACCTTATCAAACAGTACATACCTTCAAAGAAACGATTCAAAAAACCCTTGCTCTCGATCCAGATCGCATTGCAATTTTTAACTTTGCTTATGTTCCCTGGATGAAACCTGTACAGAAAAATATTCCCCAAGCGGCCTTACCCCAACCCCATGAAAAGTTAGAAATTTGGCAAATGTCTATCCAAGAATTAACCGATAAAGGCTATGTTTTTATTGGCATGGATCACTTTGCTAAACCCAATGATGAATTAGCGATCGCTCAACAAAATTCAGCCTTAAAACGGAATTTCCAAGGCTATACAACTCAACCAGAAGCCGAACTCTATGGATTTGGGTTAACTTCCATTAGTATGTTAGAAGATACCTATGCTCAAAACCATAAGCGATTAAAAGAGTATTATCAAGCCATTGATCAAGGAATTTTACCCGTTAGCAAAGGGTTTAAATTAAGCCGAGATGACGTTCTGAGACGAGATGTAATTATGCAAATTATGTCTAATTTCTACTTAGATAAATCTCAAATCGAATCTAAATATCACCTCGATTTTGATACCTACTTTGCCGAAGAATTAATCGAGATGCGCCCCTTAATTGCGGATGGGTTAGTTCAATCCAATTATGATTCAATTGTGGTGACAAACTTAGGCAGACTCTTGGTCAGAAATATTGCCTTTTTATTTGATACCCATACTCCCGCCCAACAGCAACAAAGATTATCCAGGGCGATTTAA
- the acsF gene encoding magnesium-protoporphyrin IX monomethyl ester (oxidative) cyclase: protein MVNTVQNPGTQELRPGIKNPVQETLLTPRFYTTDFDAMANLDLSAYEEEFSAVLEELRSDYNRHHFVRDEEFEQSWEQIDERTRLAFVDFLERSCTSEFSGFLLFKELSRQLKTRNPLLSEAFTLLARDEARHAGFINKAMSDFNLSLDLGYLTKHRTYTFFKPEWIIYAVYLSEKIGYWRYITVFRHLEAHPEHQYYPLFRYFESWCQDENRHGDFFKVLLRSQPQMWQSWQGRLWARFFLLTVFATHTLTVDERADFYDTLGLDAKEYNRHVVRKTNETSLRAFPEVLDTEHPDFFRRLEKCSENNANNQKIDASNKPKWVKFLLKLPSNCSTLWNLFRIYITKPIDAEALRGEVH, encoded by the coding sequence ATGGTGAATACTGTCCAAAACCCCGGAACTCAAGAACTGCGCCCCGGTATTAAAAATCCGGTTCAAGAGACATTGCTGACGCCTCGCTTCTACACCACAGACTTTGACGCGATGGCGAACCTAGACTTATCGGCCTATGAGGAGGAATTTTCAGCAGTTTTAGAGGAGTTACGGTCGGACTATAACCGTCATCATTTTGTTCGGGATGAAGAATTTGAACAAAGTTGGGAACAAATTGATGAGAGAACACGCTTGGCATTTGTGGACTTTTTAGAACGGTCTTGTACTTCGGAATTTTCTGGATTTTTATTATTTAAAGAGTTATCTCGTCAACTCAAAACTCGAAATCCCTTGTTATCTGAAGCCTTTACTTTATTGGCTAGAGATGAAGCGCGTCATGCGGGATTTATTAATAAAGCCATGTCGGATTTTAATTTATCTTTGGATTTAGGGTATTTAACCAAACACCGGACTTATACCTTCTTTAAACCGGAGTGGATTATTTACGCGGTTTATTTATCGGAAAAAATTGGATATTGGCGTTATATTACAGTGTTCCGCCATTTAGAAGCCCATCCCGAACATCAATATTATCCCTTATTCCGTTATTTTGAAAGTTGGTGTCAGGATGAAAACCGACATGGAGATTTCTTTAAGGTTTTATTGCGTTCTCAACCGCAAATGTGGCAAAGTTGGCAAGGAAGATTATGGGCTAGATTTTTCCTGTTAACGGTCTTTGCTACCCATACCTTAACGGTTGATGAACGGGCAGACTTTTATGATACCTTGGGATTAGATGCAAAGGAATATAATCGTCATGTTGTTCGCAAAACCAATGAAACTTCGTTAAGAGCATTTCCAGAGGTTTTAGATACAGAACATCCCGACTTTTTCCGCCGCCTCGAAAAATGTTCCGAGAACAATGCCAACAACCAAAAAATTGATGCCAGCAACAAACCGAAATGGGTTAAATTCTTATTAAAATTACCCTCTAACTGTTCAACGTTATGGAATTTATTCAGAATTTATATTACCAAACCCATTGATGCTGAAGCATTACGGGGAGAAGTGCATTAA